In one window of Henckelia pumila isolate YLH828 chromosome 1, ASM3356847v2, whole genome shotgun sequence DNA:
- the LOC140876294 gene encoding protein FD-like → MDDHVWEDLSLSSLNHHRPAATISAAAQPPVSELDFQDFFSYPLNQKQILPSTETHDEQKKSCVSSSVSIPQIKTRASYGSCGDENARDRKRIRLMKNRESASRSRARKQAYTYELELEVAHLLKENARLKQQQEKQCVAAGDEPPKKHKLYRTLTAPF, encoded by the exons ATGGACGATCATGTGTGGGAAGACCTCAGCCTCTCTTCCCTCAACCACCACCGCCCCGCCGCGACCATTTCCGCCGCCGCTCAGCCGCCCGTTTCCGAGCTGGACTTTCAAGACTTCTTCTCTTACCCCTTGAACCAGAAGCAGATTCTTCCATCCACTGAAACTCATGATGAACAAAAGAAGAGTTGTGTGAGCAGTAGTGTTTCGATACCACAGATAAAGACCCGAGCTTCTTATG GTTCCTGTGGCGATGAGAATGCGCGTGACAGGAAAAGGATCAGATTGATGAAGAACAGAGAGTCGGCTTCCAGGTCTAGAGCAAGAAAACag GCGTACACATACGAGTTAGAACTCGAGGTTGCACACTTGTTGAAAGAGAATGCCAGGCTCAAACAACAACAAGAAAAG CAATGTGTTGCAGCTGGTGATGAACCCCCGAAAAAGCACAAGCTTTACAGAACATTAACAGCTCCATTTTGA